The window ATAACAAGATTCATGTCTGAGCATTGAAATGAAATGTGGTTGTCTTTTGGATTGATCTTACTCTTCTTTGCTGGGGCCTTGTCTGATTCAAGCAGATGGATGCCTATACCATAGTTGAACAACCTGTAAAGCACCCACTCAATTAGTTCATTGATTAAGAGAAAACAGACattaattactattataattctTCCAGTTATGGTACAGAAGCCATTGATTACTATCATCAATGCCAAAAGTTCATCAATCAATCTTACTTGCAAAACGCTAGCAAGCACATGAGTAATGGGATTGAGGCATGATGGATGATCCACATGCAtcgatataatttttcttttatttaacattttaagATCAACTTATACATCATGATGGCTTCATCGTAGTTATAAAACCTGCCTAGcttgatgaattaatttaatgacCCGTTGATCTAGAACtttcttatataaaattagttttgatttaaacATGTCCATCTCAGTAAATCAATTCAATAACTCGTTTATCTAGAGCTTTCTTATATAAAACCAGTTTTGAATTAACTTGGAGTCAACCGATAGGATGGCCAAGTTGACTAACAATTCAAGAGGGACAGCATATTAACCTTTTAAGTCCCAGAAAATTCGAACGTAACCTTTTCACTTCTAAAGGGTTTTAAGAATTCTTGTGAGGTGCTATAACATGTACATGCATGGAGATCTAAGAGGAAAAAACGattgaaaacaagaaaagaaagggttAGTTTCACTAGTTACTTAATAGtaaaggaccaaattggaacTTTTTAAGAAGATATGGGATTAAAAGTGGAAAAAGTACTTTAtcctttttataataataaaaaacatgggcGCACCATAGAAGTTCACCAGGGATCAATTGATTAGCTGGTAGCCAGCACCTCCATGGTTATGGCAGGAGGTTCCGGGTTCGATGGCACAGGGCATGGGGCACTCAGCCTCCCCACTTTGCCATaatcaataaagaaagaaaagaaggctCAACAGGGACACTAATGCAAGACTTTGAGCTGTATCGTAACGAGTGATGATTATGCTTAAGGCTTGGGTCAATAATTCAGGCTATTCATCATAAATGagcattattttaatttacataaATTCGAGGGTGGTTTTTGAAGtgttaatatcattttttttataaaaataatatcattaatatattttaaaacgaaAAATATAATTCCAATCACGGTATTAGTACGTAAAATGGTAAGAAAAAGAGTAGTATTTCCCTTTTTCTCTTAGGAAAGAGGCAAAaaggatatttaaaaaaaccaactatAGGTTGATGATATTGTAATAGTGAACGATCTCTCCAGGAtacaatcaatatatatatagatagatagatagatagatagagagagagagagagagagagagagagagagagagagatgggtgGACAGATTTCAATTTTGAATGTAAATATGGTAAATTAACATTATATTCTTATGGGAGTACGTATTGCTCCAGACTCAAGAGGACAAACCATTTCAATTTACTGTGTGGAAAACATAATTAGTTAAGGAGGAGGAAAGATCAAGCATATATATAACAGTCAGTATGTAAAATTGTTTCGCGCATCTGTCTTTCATGATCCATTTTCCTATGAAGTTAGAGAACAAAGAggccatatatatatagctagagAAGAtgatacagagagagagaggggtgtGGATACGTACCAAGCTCCTTCAAAATTGAAGGAAGAAGGTCTTTTGATGAGAACAAAACCCAAAACATCATAGTAGAACTCGACAGATTTAGCAACAGACTTGCAAACAAACGAGATATGGTTTAAGGCTAGAGGCATGGATGTTGTTCCTGTTGAAGGTAGGAAGGCCGGTGAAGGAGAAACCCACCTCTCTGTTTCCTCCTGAATCTCTCCAATATTCCCCATGATCTCTCTGTCGAAATtaacttgtttgttttcttctgGATAATGCGATGCGTAACGTTGTCAATATAGGGTAATGGTAGGGAAGAAATTAGCAGTGTATTTATAAGGGACAACAGCtaaagaagacgaagaagaaaaggaaagaggtGTCGTGTTTTCCATTCGTTATTAGTTGGAAAATAGTCGGAGGAAATGATCTTATCCGCCACAAACTACCAATCACCTACCGACAGCTAATTATtagtttgatattataaattagCACATTGTTAGCATTCTTTCATGTTACTAATTTGTGTACCTGGTGGACGCATGAACTCTCCTCTCCTTTAATGGTTGTACTTTCGtattagatataaaaatattaaaaaagaatttaaattaaaaaaataaaaaaatttattttaaaaaaatactttgaaaacgaaaaaataaagaagctcTAAAATTTGCCAGCGTTATAAAAAACTCGTTAAGTTATAGagacctttttgtttttgcggcagaaatgatgtttttagaagaaaaaaaatgatttttttgggtttaaatttcttttaatatttttaaatcattttgatatactaattgttaaaaaattatctcaacccaatagcttaaactattaagtaaaatctcaaaatataatttatattattctctaatacaccTAATCAAGTGAAAGTTCTTTGGATTTGAAATTTGTACAAACTTACACTACCTTGTGCTTGGTTATTAAGGCTCTAATATcgtgtcaaagaaccatttcaaccatatagtttaagctattaggtaaaatttcaagatattatttatattattctctaacaccgatgtaaaaaatattcaattgaaaaatgcctttgcaaaaatattttgcactGCGTTACTAAACACACACAAAATCAATCATGTTGCTTGAaagattttatgtttaattattacAGTTAAATtgggattttgtttttgctctaaaattaattatttaataggAAGAAatactaatttattaaaaaatttagattactAAGTGAAGTTTCAAGAATCatattcattatatatttttcaaatgttataaacaaaaaatatatagacaaattataattttataagataTAAAATTGAGAACGACtcaattatcataaaattttaatttttgaataaaacctATCAATATACCCTcatataatatatgttttttcaatcatgtctttctatataaaaaaataaaattagtcaattatatttttcagtGTATGCCATTTGATATGTTcatccatcaattttttttctgttataattaataaattcattttgctgttgggaattttaaaatatagaatgCCAGGAGTATGTGCCATttgataacttaaaaaaaaataatcttcatATGAGGAGAATGTGGAGGAGTgtcataaaaattaatcaattccaAGTTAATTcttaagaatattaattaaaataaaatataacatggaGAGTCGCTGGCCACAAAACTCCAAGTCTTTTGTGTGAAGGGATCCAGCTACATATTAACAAATTCTACTCATGttgtattatttaatttctactTGTCTCccgatttaatttaatatttagagtttcataaaatttttaaaaaattctcaagATTTTATATAACCCATGCATCACTACATGACAAAGATCAATTCTCACACCTTATTATGGGATCTtccttaataattttaaattttaaattaaaatgattttgtaataaaatattaaaaatttattaatcaagtGGTAGTAATTTAAATCTATCAGATTTGTAAtctttcaattaaaagaatggtatatttaaaattctgaaatttcatctaataatttaagttttttttttaaattataatgttGTTTATCATTAAGATCCACTGTTTTGcgtgaaattataaattatttttcaacaaataaattaaatttgaagattaactataaaatattttttattaattaatttttcttcaaaatattttacaagaaacaaatacaagaattttctagaaaatattttcccataaaatattttacatgacaAACATGCCTTAAACTTAATTGCAATTTATGCTGTTGTCTAAACTGATAGATAAAGGgatgtttgaaagtgtggtaaCGGTTGTGGTTTAaggtgttttttgtttgaaaatgtattaaaacaatgttttttttattttttaaatattatttttaatatcaacacattaaaacaatttaaaaacataaaaaaattaatttttttaaaaaaactaaatttttaaaaaatacagcttaaattttatttccgAAACCTACCATGCATGCATTTCATgctatcaatttaaaattttgtaatcattccttcttttcttttcttttcttttggtggTTCAAATTCTTGtactattgtttattttattgattaaagatGCTGAAATGGATCTGAGTCATCGTAATCGATGAGAAGAGTTTACCGATTCATATTTATTCTTGATGTGTAAGAATCCGAGTCATCATTTGTATATATTTGATGGGAAATTGTGAAGGAAAATCATTGGAATTTCGTGGcccaatgataaaaaataataagaaataaaataaaacgtgAAAGGGTTGCTGTCTACTTTACTTCTACTCATTAATTATCTGCCTCTGCATATGTTATTTCGTCCACAATCATTTTCGTGTCTAATTAAATTGCAATAAAATCAACTACGTACCTACTACGAAAATCAAATCATTGCTCAGCAaccacaaaattaaatatagtcTTCTTTCCCCGagcacaaaataaataaatttcaataaaatcaacaagttgtttcattataattaatggGAGGGAAAAAACAAAGTATGGCAACCACGATACTCCAAATTGAAGATGATCtttcaataaagaaaagaatatattatattagtctagctatgtgtttttttatttatttttataattcaataaatcaATCCTTTTGCCTTTAAGAACCATAAGTTAAGTCtcttaatcaaattttattgttaattcttGTTGGGATTTCAAAACCAccgtatttaatttttaatttttttttatctatagtAGGTTGGATtagaaaatttgattaaaaatgaggagaaatttaagataaaaacaattaaattgtcGTGGAAAACACACATTCTTCTAGGATTCTATGCATGCATGGTACAATAATTTGGAGCCAAACTTTATTGAAAGGTTCAATGACCTCTGTGTCTAGCTAGTGGCATGCTTCAAAACCAACATGTCTTTCAAGAAAAGCTCCCCAGAGCTATTTGATGTTACGCAACAAGAGGGAGAGTCTACATGGACATATTCATCCTCTATACCTATCACTTAGATCACCTCAGGATGCATAATTCTTGATAGgaatgtaagtttatttttaaaataaaaataatgtatctttaatatatattttttatctatagaTCTCTAGTGGGGGTTTCCAGATATTTTTCAAGGAAATGATTGACTTGGTCTCCCTAAGACAATAACATCACTCTCCTTCAATAGGGTTTACTTGGTCTCCTTAGAGCAATAACCCTATAATCTTTAATAAATAGGTATGATGTCTCCTATTACAATAACATCATTCTCCAGATGATGCCTAAGAGCCTCTCACCAATTCATGAGGGTTGATCTTAGATTCTTTATTCTCCAGTGTAGTCTTGAACTAACACATTCTTCAGATGATGCTAAAAGGCCCTACCAATTCTTCAGGGATTGATCTTAGATCTCCCGCCTCTACAATATAGTCTCGGATTGACATGACTCTCTAGTAGGGCTTTCAACCTTTATATCTCTAGGGATGATATTATATCTCTCACTCTTGGGTATAACCTCTCTCCAATATGAGACTCTCACACCGTATTACATTACTAGGAAAGCCACAAGCCATCCACTATTAGAAAATAACCACTCTTCAGTGGAGGTTCTTAAGCCCCCATACCATCACCAATGAGGCTATTAACCCGCCCTATTTGTTGAGATCTTTCTCCAATTAAGGGTTATCATACCTCATGTCATCCTAGAAATGTTACATATCTCCCACGCTCCATTGACCACTCTTCAATAGGGGGGTCTCATGCTCCATATCATCATAAGAAGGTCACATACCTCTTACGTAATAATATGATCACTCTTCAAATGATGAACTTGGTCTTTGTGGTGCAATAACACCACTATTTATAGGTTCGCCCCCTCTACCTCTTAGAAttttttctaagtataggcATCGATATGGGTCTGTCCCCTTAGCtacttagaaatttttttaagtatgggCTTCTTCTTCATGAGTTTCCCCTTcgccctttaattttttttttctaaatataggcCCCCTTTTCTGGGTTTGTCCCCTGGAAATTTTTCCAGGTATAAGCATTGACATGAAAATTATTTAACCTCTAATAAACTGAAGCACCTTACCCGAGTCCAACATgctcttgaaatttttttcag of the Populus nigra chromosome 7, ddPopNigr1.1, whole genome shotgun sequence genome contains:
- the LOC133698829 gene encoding glyoxylase I 4-like isoform X1 codes for the protein MGNIGEIQEETERWVSPSPAFLPSTGTTSMPLALNHISFVCKSVAKSVEFYYDVLGFVLIKRPSSFNFEGAWLFNYGIGIHLLESDKAPAKKSKINPKDNHISFQCSDMNLVIKKLEEKNIEYVTAVVEEGGITVDQLFFHDPDGHMVEICNCQNLPVLPLSACPIKLPKTNGKLASSVPSLCGKSMAGKQSWELQCFAEVASLMMDNLVVNMMDFSI
- the LOC133698829 gene encoding glyoxylase I 4-like isoform X2, translated to MGNIGEIQEETERWVSPSPAFLPSTGTTSMPLALNHISFVCKSVAKSVEFYYDVLGFVLIKRPSSFNFEGAWLFNYGIGIHLLESDKAPAKKSKINPKDNHISFQCSDMNLVIKKLEEKNIEYVTAVVEEGGITVDQLFFHDPDGHMVEICNCQNLPVLPLSACPIKLPKTNGKLASSVPSLCGKQSWELQCFAEVASLMMDNLVVNMMDFSI